Proteins co-encoded in one Psychromonas sp. L1A2 genomic window:
- a CDS encoding DUF6500 family protein — MRESLRAKIITVCDKKIMLKGDKVGLSFYAFFANKNDNPDLLMEAATWWIQVHKLDHFVKAKVIKKMVEKGL; from the coding sequence ATGAGAGAATCTTTAAGAGCTAAGATCATTACAGTGTGTGATAAAAAAATAATGCTTAAAGGTGACAAAGTAGGTCTTTCTTTTTATGCTTTCTTTGCCAATAAAAATGACAACCCTGATCTATTGATGGAAGCTGCAACGTGGTGGATTCAAGTCCATAAATTAGATCATTTTGTGAAAGCAAAGGTTATTAAAAAGATGGTCGAAAAAGGGTTGTAA
- a CDS encoding YnfA family protein produces MFEFKTIALFIVTAIAEIVGCYLPYLWLKQEKSILLLIPAAFSLALFAWLLSLHPAASGRVYAAYGGVYIFVAMIWLWTVDGVKPTLWDLVGTSIALIGMAIIMFSPKSS; encoded by the coding sequence ATGTTTGAGTTTAAAACCATCGCATTATTTATAGTGACGGCCATTGCTGAAATAGTAGGGTGTTATTTACCTTACCTTTGGCTTAAGCAAGAAAAAAGTATTTTGCTTTTGATCCCTGCTGCCTTCAGTCTCGCTTTATTTGCTTGGTTATTGTCCTTACATCCAGCAGCTTCAGGTCGGGTTTATGCAGCATACGGTGGCGTTTACATTTTTGTTGCAATGATATGGCTTTGGACGGTTGATGGTGTAAAACCAACGCTATGGGATCTGGTAGGCACATCAATTGCGCTTATTGGCATGGCAATTATTATGTTTTCGCCGAAAAGTTCATGA